A region from the Oncorhynchus tshawytscha isolate Ot180627B linkage group LG26, Otsh_v2.0, whole genome shotgun sequence genome encodes:
- the adarb1b gene encoding double-stranded RNA-specific editase 1 isoform X3, which translates to MDVDEEENMSSSSTDVKENRNLDNVSSKEGAAVGEQLPNGSGGGSRKRPLEEGNNGHTLSKFRAKKRKKTPGPVLPKNALMQLNEIKPGLQYKLLSQTGPVHAPVFVMTVEVNGQLFEGSGPTKKKAKLNAAEKALRSFVQFPNASEAHLAMGRTLTVNTDFTSDQADFPDMLFNGFETPAPPEDSFYLGSNGSGSLNSLGEYPLPSTPGANLAQAPLPPPSSFTSNSSGKNPVMILNELRPGLKYDFVSESGESHAKNFVMQVSVDSQQFEGSGRNKKLAKARAAQAALSALFNMQLDQTPSRQPIPREGLQLHLPQVLADAVSRLVVDKFSELTDNFTSPHARRKVLAGVVMTTGTDVKEAQVICVSTGTKCINGEYMSDRGLALNDCHAEIIARRSLIRYLYAQLEHFLSNNKEEQQKSIFMRCDKRGYRLKDNVQFHLYISTSPCGDARIFSPHEAGMEDQGDRHPNRKARGQLRTKIESGEGTIPVRTSNTIQTWDGVLQGERLLTMSCSDKIARWNVLGIQGSLMSYFTEPIYFSSIILGSLYHADHLSRAMYQRIADIEDLPQQFSLNRPLLSGISNAEARQPGKAPNFSVNWAVGDQALEVINATTGKDDMGRASRLCKHALYSRFIRLHSKLSSTLRIKVSKPSSYHDAKEAAVEYHNAKQTLIKVFHKSGLGAWVKKPIEQDQFSLNS; encoded by the exons ATGGATGTGGATGAAGAGGAGAACAtga GTTCGAGCAGCACCGACGTTAAGGAAAACCGTAACCTGGACAACGTCTCCTCCAAAGAGGGGGCAGCTGTAGGCGAGCAGCTCCCCAATGGCAGTGGCGGGGGCAGCAGGAAGCGCCCCCTAGAGGAGGGCAACAATGGCCACACGCTGTCCAAGTTCCGGGCCAAGAAGCGTAAGAAAACACCGGGCCCGGTTCTACCAAAAAATGCACTTATGCAGCTGAATGAAATCAAGCCGGGGCTCCAGTATAAGCTGCTGTCTCAAACCGGTCCGGTCCATGCTCCCGTGTTTGTCATGACCGTTGAGGTCAACGGTCAACTGTTCGAGGGCTCAGGTCCGACTAAGAAGAAGGCCAAGCTGAATGCGGCAGAAAAGGCCCTGCGCTCCTTTGTCCAGTTCCCCAACGCCTCCGAGGCGCACCTGGCTATGGGCCGGACACTGACAGTCAACACGGACTTCACATCCGATCAGGCCGACTTCCCAGACATGCTCTTCAATGGGTTTGAGACGCCCGCACCACCCGAGGACTCCTTTTACCTGGGATCCAATGGCAGCGGCTCCTTAAACTCGCTGGGAGAGTATCCCCTGCCCTCCACGCCAGGTGCTAACCTTGCCCAGGCACCGttgccccctccctcctccttcacctcaaACTCGAGCGGAAAGAATCCCGTCATGATCCTCAACGAGCTGCGGCCGGGCCTCAAGTACGACTTTGTGTCGGAGAGCGGTGAGAGCCACGCCAAGAACTTTGTCATGCAGGTGTCGGTGGACTCACAGCAGTTTGAGGGCTCTGGACGAAACAAGAAGCTGGCCAAGGCCCGGGCCGCCCAGGCAGCCCTCTCAGCCCTCTTCAACATGCAGCTGGACCAGACACCCTCCCGACAGCCCATCCCCAGAGAGGGACTGCAGCTCCACCTACCCCAG GTTCTCGCCGACGCCGTCTCTCGCCTGGTGGTGGACAAGTTCAGCGAGCTGACGGACAACTTCACCTCGCCCCACGCGCGACGGAAAGTCCTGGCGGGAGTTGTCATGACAACAG GCACAGACGTGAAAGAGGCCCAAGTGATCTGCGTCTCCACGGGCACCAAGTGCATCAATGGCGAGTACATGAGCGACCGCGGCCTGGCACTCAACGACTGCCACGCAGAGATTATCGCCCGCCGCTCGCTCATCCGGTACCTCTACGCCCAGCTAGAGCACTTCCTAAG CAACAACAAGGAGGAGCAGCAGAAGTCTATTTTCATGCGCTGTGACAAGCGTGGCTACCGGCTAAAGGACAATGTCCAGTTCCACCTCTACATCAGCACCTCGCCCTGCGGAGACGCACGCATCTTCTCGCCGCATGAGGCCGGCATGGAAG ACCAAGGAGACCGCCACCCCAACCGGAAGGCACGGGGCCAGCTGAGGACCAAGATAGAGTCTGGGGAGGGGACCATCCCTGTGAGGACCAGCAACACCATCCAGACATGGGACGGGGTGCTACAGGGAGAGAGGCTGCTCACCATGTCCTGCAGTGACAAGATCGCAAG ATGGAACGTGCTGGGCATCCAGGGATCTCTGATGAGCTACTTCACGGAGCCCATCTACTTCTCCAGCATCATCCTGGGCAGCCTGTACCACGCCGACCACCTCTCCCGGGCTATGTACCAGCGCATCGCCGACATCGAGGACCTGCCCCAACAGTTCAGCCTCAACAGGCCTCTATTGAGCG GCATCAGCAACGCAGAGGCGAGGCAGCCGGGCAAGGCGCCCAACTTCAGCGTGAACTGGGCAGTGGGCGACCAGGCGCTGGAGGTCATCAACGCCACCACGGGCAAAGACGACATGGGGCGCGCCTCGCGCCTCTGCAAGCACGCCCTCTACAGCCGCTTTATTCGCCTGCACTCCAAG TTGTCATCCACACTGAGGATCAAGGTGTCCAAGCCCAGCTCGTACCACGACGCCAAGGAGGCGGCTGTAGAGTACCACAACGCCAAGCAGACGCTGATCAAGGTCTTCCACAAGTCGGGCCTGGGGGCCTGGGTGAAGAAGCCCATCGAGCAGGACCAGTTCTCCCTCAACTCCTGA
- the adarb1b gene encoding double-stranded RNA-specific editase 1 isoform X1: MALFSTGPQSLGSYYCLIRRRFKRRRKKRSERQGGAGARQPRAQQKLFTMDVDEEENMSSSSTDVKENRNLDNVSSKEGAAVGEQLPNGSGGGSRKRPLEEGNNGHTLSKFRAKKRKKTPGPVLPKNALMQLNEIKPGLQYKLLSQTGPVHAPVFVMTVEVNGQLFEGSGPTKKKAKLNAAEKALRSFVQFPNASEAHLAMGRTLTVNTDFTSDQADFPDMLFNGFETPAPPEDSFYLGSNGSGSLNSLGEYPLPSTPGANLAQAPLPPPSSFTSNSSGKNPVMILNELRPGLKYDFVSESGESHAKNFVMQVSVDSQQFEGSGRNKKLAKARAAQAALSALFNMQLDQTPSRQPIPREGLQLHLPQVLADAVSRLVVDKFSELTDNFTSPHARRKVLAGVVMTTGTDVKEAQVICVSTGTKCINGEYMSDRGLALNDCHAEIIARRSLIRYLYAQLEHFLSNNKEEQQKSIFMRCDKRGYRLKDNVQFHLYISTSPCGDARIFSPHEAGMEDQGDRHPNRKARGQLRTKIESGEGTIPVRTSNTIQTWDGVLQGERLLTMSCSDKIARWNVLGIQGSLMSYFTEPIYFSSIILGSLYHADHLSRAMYQRIADIEDLPQQFSLNRPLLSGISNAEARQPGKAPNFSVNWAVGDQALEVINATTGKDDMGRASRLCKHALYSRFIRLHSKLSSTLRIKVSKPSSYHDAKEAAVEYHNAKQTLIKVFHKSGLGAWVKKPIEQDQFSLNS; this comes from the exons GTGGAGCCGGAGCTAGGCAGCCCCGGGCCCAGCAGAAACTCTTCACCATGGATGTGGATGAAGAGGAGAACAtga GTTCGAGCAGCACCGACGTTAAGGAAAACCGTAACCTGGACAACGTCTCCTCCAAAGAGGGGGCAGCTGTAGGCGAGCAGCTCCCCAATGGCAGTGGCGGGGGCAGCAGGAAGCGCCCCCTAGAGGAGGGCAACAATGGCCACACGCTGTCCAAGTTCCGGGCCAAGAAGCGTAAGAAAACACCGGGCCCGGTTCTACCAAAAAATGCACTTATGCAGCTGAATGAAATCAAGCCGGGGCTCCAGTATAAGCTGCTGTCTCAAACCGGTCCGGTCCATGCTCCCGTGTTTGTCATGACCGTTGAGGTCAACGGTCAACTGTTCGAGGGCTCAGGTCCGACTAAGAAGAAGGCCAAGCTGAATGCGGCAGAAAAGGCCCTGCGCTCCTTTGTCCAGTTCCCCAACGCCTCCGAGGCGCACCTGGCTATGGGCCGGACACTGACAGTCAACACGGACTTCACATCCGATCAGGCCGACTTCCCAGACATGCTCTTCAATGGGTTTGAGACGCCCGCACCACCCGAGGACTCCTTTTACCTGGGATCCAATGGCAGCGGCTCCTTAAACTCGCTGGGAGAGTATCCCCTGCCCTCCACGCCAGGTGCTAACCTTGCCCAGGCACCGttgccccctccctcctccttcacctcaaACTCGAGCGGAAAGAATCCCGTCATGATCCTCAACGAGCTGCGGCCGGGCCTCAAGTACGACTTTGTGTCGGAGAGCGGTGAGAGCCACGCCAAGAACTTTGTCATGCAGGTGTCGGTGGACTCACAGCAGTTTGAGGGCTCTGGACGAAACAAGAAGCTGGCCAAGGCCCGGGCCGCCCAGGCAGCCCTCTCAGCCCTCTTCAACATGCAGCTGGACCAGACACCCTCCCGACAGCCCATCCCCAGAGAGGGACTGCAGCTCCACCTACCCCAG GTTCTCGCCGACGCCGTCTCTCGCCTGGTGGTGGACAAGTTCAGCGAGCTGACGGACAACTTCACCTCGCCCCACGCGCGACGGAAAGTCCTGGCGGGAGTTGTCATGACAACAG GCACAGACGTGAAAGAGGCCCAAGTGATCTGCGTCTCCACGGGCACCAAGTGCATCAATGGCGAGTACATGAGCGACCGCGGCCTGGCACTCAACGACTGCCACGCAGAGATTATCGCCCGCCGCTCGCTCATCCGGTACCTCTACGCCCAGCTAGAGCACTTCCTAAG CAACAACAAGGAGGAGCAGCAGAAGTCTATTTTCATGCGCTGTGACAAGCGTGGCTACCGGCTAAAGGACAATGTCCAGTTCCACCTCTACATCAGCACCTCGCCCTGCGGAGACGCACGCATCTTCTCGCCGCATGAGGCCGGCATGGAAG ACCAAGGAGACCGCCACCCCAACCGGAAGGCACGGGGCCAGCTGAGGACCAAGATAGAGTCTGGGGAGGGGACCATCCCTGTGAGGACCAGCAACACCATCCAGACATGGGACGGGGTGCTACAGGGAGAGAGGCTGCTCACCATGTCCTGCAGTGACAAGATCGCAAG ATGGAACGTGCTGGGCATCCAGGGATCTCTGATGAGCTACTTCACGGAGCCCATCTACTTCTCCAGCATCATCCTGGGCAGCCTGTACCACGCCGACCACCTCTCCCGGGCTATGTACCAGCGCATCGCCGACATCGAGGACCTGCCCCAACAGTTCAGCCTCAACAGGCCTCTATTGAGCG GCATCAGCAACGCAGAGGCGAGGCAGCCGGGCAAGGCGCCCAACTTCAGCGTGAACTGGGCAGTGGGCGACCAGGCGCTGGAGGTCATCAACGCCACCACGGGCAAAGACGACATGGGGCGCGCCTCGCGCCTCTGCAAGCACGCCCTCTACAGCCGCTTTATTCGCCTGCACTCCAAG TTGTCATCCACACTGAGGATCAAGGTGTCCAAGCCCAGCTCGTACCACGACGCCAAGGAGGCGGCTGTAGAGTACCACAACGCCAAGCAGACGCTGATCAAGGTCTTCCACAAGTCGGGCCTGGGGGCCTGGGTGAAGAAGCCCATCGAGCAGGACCAGTTCTCCCTCAACTCCTGA
- the adarb1b gene encoding double-stranded RNA-specific editase 1 isoform X2: MALFSTGPQSLGSYYCLIRRRFKRRRKKRSERQGGAGARQPRAQQKLFTMDVDEEENMSSSSTDVKENRNLDNVSSKEGAAVGEQLPNGSGGGSRKRPLEEGNNGHTLSKFRAKKRKKTPGPVLPKNALMQLNEIKPGLQYKLLSQTGPVHAPVFVMTVEVNGQLFEGSGPTKKKAKLNAAEKALRSFVQFPNASEAHLAMGRTLTVNTDFTSDQADFPDMLFNGFETPAPPEDSFYLGSNGSGSLNSLGEYPLPSTPGANLAQAPLPPPSSFTSNSSGKNPVMILNELRPGLKYDFVSESGESHAKNFVMQVSVDSQQFEGSGRNKKLAKARAAQAALSALFNMQLDQTPSRQPIPREGLQLHLPQVLADAVSRLVVDKFSELTDNFTSPHARRKVLAGVVMTTGTDVKEAQVICVSTGTKCINGEYMSDRGLALNDCHAEIIARRSLIRYLYAQLEHFLSNNKEEQQKSIFMRCDKRGYRLKDNVQFHLYISTSPCGDARIFSPHEAGMEGDRHPNRKARGQLRTKIESGEGTIPVRTSNTIQTWDGVLQGERLLTMSCSDKIARWNVLGIQGSLMSYFTEPIYFSSIILGSLYHADHLSRAMYQRIADIEDLPQQFSLNRPLLSGISNAEARQPGKAPNFSVNWAVGDQALEVINATTGKDDMGRASRLCKHALYSRFIRLHSKLSSTLRIKVSKPSSYHDAKEAAVEYHNAKQTLIKVFHKSGLGAWVKKPIEQDQFSLNS, encoded by the exons GTGGAGCCGGAGCTAGGCAGCCCCGGGCCCAGCAGAAACTCTTCACCATGGATGTGGATGAAGAGGAGAACAtga GTTCGAGCAGCACCGACGTTAAGGAAAACCGTAACCTGGACAACGTCTCCTCCAAAGAGGGGGCAGCTGTAGGCGAGCAGCTCCCCAATGGCAGTGGCGGGGGCAGCAGGAAGCGCCCCCTAGAGGAGGGCAACAATGGCCACACGCTGTCCAAGTTCCGGGCCAAGAAGCGTAAGAAAACACCGGGCCCGGTTCTACCAAAAAATGCACTTATGCAGCTGAATGAAATCAAGCCGGGGCTCCAGTATAAGCTGCTGTCTCAAACCGGTCCGGTCCATGCTCCCGTGTTTGTCATGACCGTTGAGGTCAACGGTCAACTGTTCGAGGGCTCAGGTCCGACTAAGAAGAAGGCCAAGCTGAATGCGGCAGAAAAGGCCCTGCGCTCCTTTGTCCAGTTCCCCAACGCCTCCGAGGCGCACCTGGCTATGGGCCGGACACTGACAGTCAACACGGACTTCACATCCGATCAGGCCGACTTCCCAGACATGCTCTTCAATGGGTTTGAGACGCCCGCACCACCCGAGGACTCCTTTTACCTGGGATCCAATGGCAGCGGCTCCTTAAACTCGCTGGGAGAGTATCCCCTGCCCTCCACGCCAGGTGCTAACCTTGCCCAGGCACCGttgccccctccctcctccttcacctcaaACTCGAGCGGAAAGAATCCCGTCATGATCCTCAACGAGCTGCGGCCGGGCCTCAAGTACGACTTTGTGTCGGAGAGCGGTGAGAGCCACGCCAAGAACTTTGTCATGCAGGTGTCGGTGGACTCACAGCAGTTTGAGGGCTCTGGACGAAACAAGAAGCTGGCCAAGGCCCGGGCCGCCCAGGCAGCCCTCTCAGCCCTCTTCAACATGCAGCTGGACCAGACACCCTCCCGACAGCCCATCCCCAGAGAGGGACTGCAGCTCCACCTACCCCAG GTTCTCGCCGACGCCGTCTCTCGCCTGGTGGTGGACAAGTTCAGCGAGCTGACGGACAACTTCACCTCGCCCCACGCGCGACGGAAAGTCCTGGCGGGAGTTGTCATGACAACAG GCACAGACGTGAAAGAGGCCCAAGTGATCTGCGTCTCCACGGGCACCAAGTGCATCAATGGCGAGTACATGAGCGACCGCGGCCTGGCACTCAACGACTGCCACGCAGAGATTATCGCCCGCCGCTCGCTCATCCGGTACCTCTACGCCCAGCTAGAGCACTTCCTAAG CAACAACAAGGAGGAGCAGCAGAAGTCTATTTTCATGCGCTGTGACAAGCGTGGCTACCGGCTAAAGGACAATGTCCAGTTCCACCTCTACATCAGCACCTCGCCCTGCGGAGACGCACGCATCTTCTCGCCGCATGAGGCCGGCATGGAAG GAGACCGCCACCCCAACCGGAAGGCACGGGGCCAGCTGAGGACCAAGATAGAGTCTGGGGAGGGGACCATCCCTGTGAGGACCAGCAACACCATCCAGACATGGGACGGGGTGCTACAGGGAGAGAGGCTGCTCACCATGTCCTGCAGTGACAAGATCGCAAG ATGGAACGTGCTGGGCATCCAGGGATCTCTGATGAGCTACTTCACGGAGCCCATCTACTTCTCCAGCATCATCCTGGGCAGCCTGTACCACGCCGACCACCTCTCCCGGGCTATGTACCAGCGCATCGCCGACATCGAGGACCTGCCCCAACAGTTCAGCCTCAACAGGCCTCTATTGAGCG GCATCAGCAACGCAGAGGCGAGGCAGCCGGGCAAGGCGCCCAACTTCAGCGTGAACTGGGCAGTGGGCGACCAGGCGCTGGAGGTCATCAACGCCACCACGGGCAAAGACGACATGGGGCGCGCCTCGCGCCTCTGCAAGCACGCCCTCTACAGCCGCTTTATTCGCCTGCACTCCAAG TTGTCATCCACACTGAGGATCAAGGTGTCCAAGCCCAGCTCGTACCACGACGCCAAGGAGGCGGCTGTAGAGTACCACAACGCCAAGCAGACGCTGATCAAGGTCTTCCACAAGTCGGGCCTGGGGGCCTGGGTGAAGAAGCCCATCGAGCAGGACCAGTTCTCCCTCAACTCCTGA